From one Brachypodium distachyon strain Bd21 chromosome 4, Brachypodium_distachyon_v3.0, whole genome shotgun sequence genomic stretch:
- the LOC100832381 gene encoding NAD(P)H-quinone oxidoreductase subunit L, chloroplastic, producing MDTTASWRLVAPASSSPVLQPKRQAPFAPSSLRRPAISKSRLLCLLHDKPAPTAQSSQLRKLASVLQCGAVWAAVEAPAALATVSGEEDLDILGILPPVAAIAFVYLFIAPPIIMNWMRQRWFKRKFVEMYLQFMFTYLFFPGLMLWAPFVNFRKFPRDPTMKYPWSKPKEGTPLFKDRYPQIDSFRKKYF from the exons ATGGACACCACCGCCTCATGGCGCCTCGTCGCCCCTGCCTCCTCGTCGCCTGTGCTCCAACCCAAACGGCAAGCACCTTTCGCTCCTTCGTCGCTTCGCCGCCCCGCGATCTCCAAGTCCAggctcctctgcctcctccatGACAAG CCTGCCCCTACCGCGCAGAGCTCGCAGCTGCGGAAGCTGGCATCCGTGTTGCAGTGCGGCGCCGTCTGGGCAGCG GTGGAGGCCCCGGCTGCTCTGGCGACGGTGAGCGGGGAGGAGGACCTCGACATCCTGGGGATTctgccgccggtggcggcgatcGCCTTCGTGTACCTCTTCATTGCTCCC CCGATTATCATGAACTGGATGAGGCAGAGGTGGTTCAAGCGCAAGTTTGTCGAGATGTACCTGCAGTTTATGTTCACCtacctcttcttccccgg GTTGATGCTGTGGGCACCGTTCGTCAACTTCAGGAAGTTCCCAAGGGATCCGACCATGAAGTACCCTTGGTCCAAACCGAAGGAAGGCACACCGCTGTTCAAGGACAGATACCCGCAA